One genomic region from Salvia hispanica cultivar TCC Black 2014 chromosome 2, UniMelb_Shisp_WGS_1.0, whole genome shotgun sequence encodes:
- the LOC125204641 gene encoding transcription factor TCP20-like, which yields MSPSSIKRPHFSPLVMEHKPSNPNMALAIIDDDAKKKQLAPKRTSNKDRHKKVEGRGRRIRIPALCAARIFQLTRELGHKTDGETIQWLLQQAEPSIVAATGTGTIPASALAGAGSSVSEQGSSVPTGLYSRLVESGMGIRASSISMMNEGIWPSFNGFGSAIFQNSNIQSANRGVKLGFEFPVPGLELGLSQEGQMGLNLQAFSHFYQHIGDCSGGDQNQGKENSQGSGH from the coding sequence atgtcCCCTTCATCAATCAAGAGGCCCCATTTCTCGCCTCTTGTCATGGAACACAAACCCTCAAACCCAAACATGGCGCTAGCCATCATCGACGACGACGCCAAGAAGAAGCAGCTCGCTCCCAAGCGGACCTCCAACAAGGACCGCCACAAGAAGGTCGAGGGCCGCGGCCGCCGCATCAGGATTCCTGCTCTCTGCGCTGCCAGAATCTTCCAGCTCACTCGGGAGCTGGGGCACAAGACGGACGGAGAGACGATCCAGTGGCTGCTGCAGCAGGCCGAGCCGTCGATCGTGGCTGCCACAGGCACCGGAACCATTCCGGCGTCTGCCCTGGCGGGTGCAGGCTCCTCTGTTTCGGAACAGGGGAGCTCTGTTCCGACTGGTTTGTATTCGCGGCTGGTGGAGAGTGGGATGGGGATTAGGGCCAGCTCGATTTCGATGATGAATGAAGGGATTTGGCCTTCCTTCAATGGATTTGGATCAGCAATATTCCagaattcaaatattcaaagcGCGAATCGAGGTGTGAAGCTAGGGTTTGAGTTCCCGGTGCCCGGGCTGGAGCTGGGGCTGTCGCAAGAGGGGCAGATGGGGCTCAATCTGCAGGCTTTCAGCCATTTTTATCAGCATATTGGGGATTGCAGCGGCGGAGATCAGAATCAAGGGAAGGAGAATTCGCAGGGATCGGGCCACTAG